The Arvicanthis niloticus isolate mArvNil1 chromosome 2, mArvNil1.pat.X, whole genome shotgun sequence genome includes a window with the following:
- the LOC117702730 gene encoding cystatin-S-like, with protein sequence MAYLLHSQLFLLATLVLVLNLSYYPVVGNILVGGIEESSMEEYGAREALDFAVSQYNEQNSDMYLSQVVEVKSVKTQVVGGRKYYFEVILGKTTCLKTEADSTQCPLNEQPDQQESEFCSFEVLDVPWENYMALVSSSCHSI encoded by the exons ATGGCCTACCTTCTCCATTCTCAACTCTTTCTTCTAGCAACCCTAGTATTAGTTCTGAACCTGAGCTATTACCCTGTGGTAGGTAACATTCTGGTAGGTGGCATAGAGGAGTCGAGTATGGAGGAGTATGGGGCCCGTGAAGCACTGGACTTTGCTGTCAGCCAGTACAATGAACAAAACAGTGACATGTACCTGAGTCAAGTGGTGGAAGTGAAGAGTGTCAAAACACAG GTAGTTGGTGGACGGAAATATTATTTTGAAGTGATCCTAGGCAAAACAACATGTTTGAAGACTGAAGCTGACTCGACCCAGTGTCCCTTAAATGAACAGCCTGATCAGCAAGAG AGTGAATTCTGCTCTTTTGAAGTCCTTGATGTTCCCTGGGAGAATTATATGGCCCTGGTGAGCTCCAGCTGTCACAGTATATAA